The Mya arenaria isolate MELC-2E11 chromosome 16, ASM2691426v1 genome includes a window with the following:
- the LOC128221959 gene encoding CUGBP Elav-like family member 3-B isoform X6, with protein MPYYINVDMNRPIQVKPADSESRAERDPTKHEDRKLFVGMLNKQQTEDDIRHLFSPFGQVEELTILRDQNGNSKGCAFVKYSNHSEAQATINNLHGSQTMPGASSSLVVKFADTEKERQLRRMQQMAQSVGLLNPLALSQIGTPSPYGVYSPHRDLQVYPEALMQQQALVAASQGHYLTPVTLGQIPQAVAALAAPSGISTATMTPTTASLANGESTASTPISGAPPSVLSPTPVAGFPLQANGQAGEIYANGIPAYTAQTITNGDPTQLYTTVTPYGISEYLTAYPTAFNPIQQALLQNAALMTTAQKEGTLLGPRLFANLEIREAGPEGCNLFIYHLPQEFGDAELAQMFMPFGNVISAKVYVDRATNQSKCFGFVSFDNPACAQAAIQAMNGFQIGMKRLKVQLKRPKDASKPY; from the exons AGGACCGGAAGTTGTTTGTTGGTATGCTCAACAAACAGCAGACGGAGGATGACATCAGACATCTGTTTTCACCGTTCGGACAAGTTGAGGAACTCACTATTCTAAGGGACCAAAATGGAAATAGTAAAG GTTGTGCGTTCGTCAAGTACTCGAATCACAGCGAGGCACAGGCCACAATCAACAATCTACATGGTAGCCAGACTATGCCG GGCGCCTCTTCGAGCCTGGTTGTCAAGTTCGCGGATACGGAGAAGGAGAGGCAACTCCGCCGTATGCAGCAGATGGCACAGTCAGTGGGGCTACTTAACCCCCTTGCTCTGTCCCAGATAGGAACCCCGTCCCCGTACGGTGTCTACAGCCCACACAGGGACCTACAAGTTTACCCAGAAGCT CTCATGCAGCAGCAAGCCCTTGTCGCCGCCAGTCAAGGTCACTACCTGACGCCCGTGACCTTGGGCCAAATTCCGCAAGCGGTTGCCGCCCTTGCTGCGCCCAGCGGTATCTCCACCGCCACTATGACGCCCACCACTGCCTCTTTGGCCAATGGTGAGA GTACAGCATCGACTCCAATCAGTGGAGCGCCCCCTAGCGTCCTGTCCCCTACCCCAGTGGCGGGATTCCCCCTTCAGGCAAACGGACAGGCGGGAGAAATTTACGCCAACGGCATTCCAGCTTATACAG CACAAACAATTACCAACGGCGACCCAACCCAGCTATATACCACTGTCACTCCATACGGGATTAGCGAATATCTGA CGGCCTACCCGACGGCCTTCAACCCGATTCAACAGGCCCTGCTTCAGAACGCGGCCCTCATGACGACGGCCCAGAAAGAAGGTACGCTCCTAGGACCACGTTTATTCGCTAATCTAGAAATCCGAGAAG CAGGTCCCGAGGGCTGTAACCTGTTTATATATCATCTGCCCCAAGAGTTCGGAGACGCTGAACTCGCACAGATGTTCATGCCGTTCGGGAACGTGATCAGTGCCAAGGTGTACGTCGACCGCGCCACCAACCAGAGCAAGTGCTTCG GCTTTGTGAGCTTCGACAACCCGGCGTGTGCCCAGGCCGCCATCCAGGCGATGAATGGCTTTCAGATCGGGATGAAGCGTCTAAAGGTTCAGCTTAAACGACCCAAGGACGCCTCCAAGCCGTACTAG